The Prochlorothrix hollandica PCC 9006 = CALU 1027 genome includes a region encoding these proteins:
- a CDS encoding WD40 repeat domain-containing protein: FEGHQGSLTSVQFSPQGDRIVTSGNDGTVRLWDLQGQELTKFEGHQGSVYDVQFSPQGDRIMTRGGDGTARLWDLQGRELMKFEGHQGIVLSVQFSPQGDRIVTSGGDGTAQLWDLQGQELTKFEGHQGSVYDVQFSPQGDRIVTSGDDGTARLWDLQGQELRQFKGHQGSVGSVQFSPQGDRIVTSGFDGTARLWDLQGQELTKFEGHQGSLTSVQFSPQGDHIVTSGFDGTARLWDLQGQELTKFEGHQGSVLSVQFSPQGDRIVSSGEDGTARLWDLQGQELTKFEGRFSDVQFSPQGDRIVTGGYDGTARLWDLQGQELTKFEGHQGSLTSVQFSPQGDRIVTSGFDGTARLWDLQGQELTKFEGHQGSVLSVQFSPQGDRIVTSGEDKTTRLWDLQGNQIAHYEGQGILNDDWTQMALIQDPNPLLSSQSPDQIVTLWPVDDLDSLLSRACTKLHGFLLQSSLASDDDRALCDLPPRP; the protein is encoded by the coding sequence TTTGAGGGCCATCAGGGGAGTCTCACGTCGGTGCAATTTAGTCCCCAGGGCGATCGCATCGTGACCAGTGGCAATGACGGAACGGTGCGGTTGTGGGACTTACAGGGGCAGGAACTGACGAAATTTGAGGGCCATCAGGGGAGTGTCTATGATGTGCAATTTAGTCCCCAGGGCGATCGCATCATGACCCGTGGCGGTGACGGAACAGCGCGGTTGTGGGACTTGCAGGGGCGGGAATTGATGAAATTTGAGGGACATCAGGGGATTGTCTTGTCGGTGCAATTTAGTCCCCAGGGTGATCGCATCGTGACCAGTGGCGGTGACGGAACGGCGCAGTTGTGGGACTTACAGGGGCAGGAACTGACGAAATTTGAGGGCCATCAGGGGAGTGTCTATGATGTGCAATTTAGTCCCCAGGGCGATCGCATCGTGACCAGTGGCGATGATGGAACAGCGCGGTTGTGGGACTTACAGGGGCAGGAATTGAGGCAATTCAAGGGCCATCAGGGGAGTGTCGGGTCGGTGCAATTTAGTCCCCAGGGCGATCGCATCGTGACCAGTGGCTTTGACGGAACGGCGCGGTTGTGGGACTTGCAGGGGCAGGAACTGACGAAATTTGAGGGCCATCAGGGGAGTCTCACGTCGGTGCAATTTAGTCCCCAGGGCGATCACATCGTGACCAGTGGCTTTGACGGAACGGCGCGGTTGTGGGACTTGCAGGGGCAGGAACTGACCAAATTTGAGGGCCATCAGGGTTCTGTCTTGTCGGTGCAATTTAGTCCCCAGGGTGATCGCATCGTGAGCAGTGGCGAGGACGGAACAGCGCGGTTGTGGGACTTGCAGGGGCAGGAACTGACGAAATTTGAGGGCAGGTTCTCTGATGTGCAATTTAGTCCCCAGGGCGATCGCATCGTGACCGGTGGCTATGACGGAACAGCGCGGTTGTGGGACTTGCAGGGGCAGGAACTGACGAAATTTGAGGGCCATCAGGGGAGTCTCACGTCGGTGCAATTTAGTCCCCAGGGCGATCGCATCGTGACCAGTGGCTTTGACGGAACGGCGCGGTTGTGGGACTTGCAGGGGCAGGAACTGACGAAATTTGAGGGCCATCAGGGGAGTGTCCTGTCGGTGCAATTTAGTCCCCAGGGCGATCGCATCGTGACCAGTGGCGAGGACAAAACCACCCGTCTTTGGGATCTCCAGGGTAACCAAATTGCCCACTATGAAGGTCAGGGCATACTCAACGACGACTGGACCCAGATGGCCCTGATCCAAGACCCCAACCCCCTCCTGTCCTCCCAGTCCCCCGACCAAATCGTCACCCTCTGGCCCGTGGATGACCTAGACTCCCTCCTCAGCCGCGCCTGCACCAAACTGCACGGGTTCCTGCTCCAAAGTTCCCTGGCGAGCGACGACGATCGTGCCCTCTGTGATCTTCCCCCTCGTCCCTGA
- a CDS encoding TMEM165/GDT1 family protein, giving the protein MSVPPSPTMAKTPLEAPPQSFGRVFWSTFVTILLAELGDKTQLTTLLMSAESQKPWIVFAGAGTALVTTSLLGVLLGRWLASKLQPRTLNLAAGLVLVTIAATLFWDIIPTLL; this is encoded by the coding sequence ATGTCCGTTCCCCCCTCCCCCACCATGGCTAAGACCCCCCTAGAGGCTCCGCCCCAATCCTTTGGGCGCGTCTTCTGGTCCACCTTTGTCACCATCCTCCTGGCCGAGTTGGGGGATAAAACCCAACTGACCACCCTCCTCATGAGTGCCGAGTCCCAGAAGCCCTGGATTGTCTTTGCGGGGGCCGGCACTGCCCTGGTCACCACCAGCCTATTGGGCGTGCTCCTGGGCCGTTGGCTGGCCAGCAAATTGCAACCCCGCACCCTCAACCTAGCAGCAGGTCTAGTGTTGGTGACGATCGCCGCCACCCTGTTCTGGGACATCATCCCCACCCTCCTGTAA
- a CDS encoding diguanylate cyclase domain-containing protein, whose protein sequence is MRELSHSTLLTLRRFWNAPGWSARSWLLYTSLVALAYYAAAHLSLNFTSMEGKLASIWLPSALTLVLVLHHGYRVFPGIIIGSFLGPYGWLEMSMGHWILFNSVCAIANCIQPSLVRQFLHRQGLVHQAPQHLFLTTRGVVVYGVAAIASPMVSACLGITALGITDQLPWSRYGAAWLVWWLASALAHLIFVPPFLLWPNYHPSDLRGKPWEAGAIAVAITVTIWLIFVKSYPLTYLLLPLLMWIVVRWGLFLTSLGLTILAIIAIVTTALNQGLFARYEPYESFILVQVFIGSFSLICLFLSAIIQERDQAQKNLHSVLLNLEETVSDRTLALQSSQAQLNSFFATAALGMGILDHNLRCVRINPTLAQIMGLNPGDSITGQSLQDLLPCLSTAIAPLLPQILESGKTIKEQEIILTDATQPQGKTVYLASYFPIIEPPPSPVAIGLVLRDITPRKILEEQLAQAALMDGLTHIANRRHFDQVLGQTWYNCWRDHQPLTLFLCDVDYFKPYNDTYGHPQGDRCLITLAATLALALEGYPGLVARYGGEEFAVILPHLEPAVAEQWGQALLDRIHQIHLPHSASAVRETVTLSLGGVNCVPRHSHGVPGLVAQADRLLYEAKTQGRDRLVFQDWSQGLGMEL, encoded by the coding sequence GTGCGGGAATTGTCTCATTCCACCCTCTTGACTCTCAGGCGTTTCTGGAACGCTCCGGGCTGGAGCGCCCGATCGTGGCTGCTATACACCAGCCTGGTGGCCCTGGCTTACTACGCTGCTGCCCACTTAAGCTTGAACTTTACCTCTATGGAGGGGAAGCTCGCTTCCATTTGGTTGCCGTCAGCCTTAACCCTCGTGCTGGTGTTGCACCACGGTTACCGGGTTTTCCCAGGGATTATTATTGGTTCGTTCCTAGGACCCTATGGATGGCTCGAAATGTCCATGGGACACTGGATTCTGTTCAACAGCGTTTGTGCCATCGCCAACTGTATCCAACCCTCTCTTGTCAGACAGTTTCTCCATCGCCAGGGACTGGTTCACCAGGCTCCCCAACATCTGTTCCTGACGACGCGGGGGGTGGTTGTGTATGGAGTGGCGGCGATCGCGTCGCCCATGGTATCCGCTTGCCTGGGGATTACAGCCTTAGGGATCACTGACCAACTGCCCTGGTCTCGTTATGGAGCCGCCTGGTTAGTCTGGTGGCTAGCCAGTGCCTTGGCCCATTTAATCTTTGTACCTCCTTTTCTGTTGTGGCCCAACTACCACCCCTCTGATCTGCGGGGTAAACCCTGGGAGGCGGGAGCGATTGCCGTGGCCATCACGGTGACCATCTGGCTGATTTTCGTCAAAAGCTATCCCCTGACCTATCTATTGCTGCCCCTGCTGATGTGGATTGTTGTGCGTTGGGGACTCTTTCTGACTAGCCTCGGTCTTACTATACTGGCCATTATTGCCATCGTCACAACAGCCCTGAATCAAGGCTTATTTGCCCGCTACGAACCCTATGAATCCTTTATTCTGGTGCAGGTTTTTATCGGCAGCTTTTCCCTCATTTGTCTGTTTCTCTCCGCCATTATCCAAGAACGGGACCAAGCCCAAAAGAACCTGCACAGCGTCTTGCTGAACTTGGAAGAAACGGTCAGCGATCGTACCCTAGCCTTGCAGTCTAGTCAGGCTCAACTCAATAGTTTTTTTGCCACCGCTGCCCTGGGCATGGGCATTCTCGATCACAACCTGCGCTGTGTGCGCATCAACCCCACCCTGGCCCAAATCATGGGACTGAACCCAGGGGACTCCATCACTGGCCAATCGCTCCAGGATTTGTTGCCCTGCCTCAGCACTGCGATCGCCCCCTTATTACCGCAAATCCTGGAGTCCGGTAAAACCATTAAAGAACAGGAAATTATCCTGACTGATGCCACCCAACCCCAGGGAAAAACCGTTTATTTGGCTTCCTATTTTCCCATTATTGAACCCCCCCCCAGCCCCGTCGCCATTGGTCTCGTCCTGAGGGACATCACCCCCCGCAAGATCCTGGAAGAGCAACTGGCACAGGCCGCGTTAATGGATGGGTTAACCCACATTGCTAACCGTCGCCACTTTGATCAGGTGCTGGGGCAAACCTGGTATAACTGCTGGCGGGATCACCAACCCCTGACCCTCTTTCTCTGCGATGTCGATTATTTCAAACCCTATAACGACACCTATGGCCATCCCCAGGGCGATCGCTGCTTAATCACCCTTGCCGCAACCCTGGCCCTGGCCCTGGAGGGGTATCCCGGTCTGGTGGCCCGCTATGGGGGCGAAGAATTTGCCGTGATTTTGCCCCACCTGGAGCCAGCAGTGGCGGAACAGTGGGGGCAGGCTCTCCTCGATCGTATCCACCAGATCCACCTGCCCCACTCTGCATCAGCGGTCCGGGAGACCGTGACCCTGAGCCTGGGGGGAGTTAACTGTGTTCCCCGCCACAGTCACGGGGTGCCCGGTCTCGTTGCCCAAGCCGATCGCCTGCTCTATGAAGCCAAAACCCAAGGCCGCGATCGCCTGGTGTTTCAAGACTGGAGCCAGGGGCTAGGCATGGAGCTATGA
- a CDS encoding TMEM165/GDT1 family protein, with translation MDWNLLGLSFVAVFLSELGDKSQVAAIALGGTSNHPRAVFLGTAGALLLTSFLGVFLGATTAQVLPTQWVKLLAAVGFLIMGLRLVLTPAEAD, from the coding sequence ATGGATTGGAATTTACTAGGCTTAAGTTTTGTGGCGGTTTTTCTCTCGGAACTGGGGGATAAAAGCCAAGTGGCCGCGATCGCCCTGGGGGGCACCTCCAACCACCCCCGCGCCGTGTTTCTGGGGACAGCGGGGGCACTGCTGCTGACCTCATTCCTGGGGGTCTTTCTGGGAGCCACCACAGCCCAGGTTCTGCCCACCCAATGGGTTAAGCTCCTGGCGGCGGTGGGCTTTTTAATCATGGGTCTGCGCCTGGTCCTGACCCCAGCCGAGGCAGATTAA
- a CDS encoding pentapeptide repeat-containing protein, whose product MANLRYVAIINQGVATWNWWRQVNASQLRQGRSPQNPWIIDLKNANFSFADLRQINLSEVDLRHANLYGADLRGANLSGANLTGADLSEAKVGQMLLCRTIMPNGSIHDRDCQKLRQAYAARRTQALQRAMDSNPIIPAPVRG is encoded by the coding sequence ATGGCTAACCTGCGTTATGTGGCCATCATCAACCAAGGAGTGGCCACCTGGAACTGGTGGCGACAGGTCAACGCCAGCCAACTGCGCCAGGGCCGATCGCCCCAGAACCCCTGGATCATTGACCTGAAAAACGCCAACTTTAGTTTTGCTGATTTGCGTCAGATTAACTTGAGCGAGGTGGATTTACGCCACGCTAATTTGTATGGGGCCGATCTACGGGGTGCCAACTTAAGTGGAGCCAACTTAACCGGGGCTGACCTCAGCGAGGCCAAGGTGGGCCAAATGCTGCTGTGTCGAACCATTATGCCCAATGGCTCCATCCACGATCGCGACTGCCAGAAACTCCGCCAAGCCTATGCCGCCCGTCGCACCCAAGCCCTACAGCGGGCCATGGATTCTAACCCGATCATCCCCGCTCCCGTCAGGGGTTAG
- the modA gene encoding molybdate ABC transporter substrate-binding protein, with the protein MKRRQFLVQTGLTLGSVAACGGRQTNQVSQGRALMVAAAASLQDALGEVALLEQPGDRPPLRYTFGGSGTLQRQIEQGAPVDLFLAAAPFPLDALERQGLLWAGSRRNLLGNSLVLIVPQNSPELTGFQDLGRDRPPSLALGNPATVPAGYYGEAVLRYFGFYDRLQPHLIWAQDVRQVLAYVATGNVEGGLVYGTDAQVNGAVRRVAVAPPESHAPIVYPGAVLQASGQRQQALAFLDFLGQPPAQSVFRRYGFGIVPGV; encoded by the coding sequence ATGAAACGGCGGCAGTTTTTAGTCCAAACCGGGTTAACGTTGGGGTCCGTGGCAGCCTGTGGGGGGAGGCAGACGAACCAGGTTTCCCAGGGACGAGCGTTGATGGTGGCAGCGGCGGCTAGCCTGCAAGATGCCCTAGGGGAAGTGGCACTGCTGGAGCAACCCGGCGATCGCCCGCCGCTGCGCTACACCTTTGGGGGATCCGGCACACTGCAACGGCAAATTGAGCAGGGTGCCCCCGTGGATCTGTTCCTGGCGGCGGCACCCTTCCCCCTGGATGCCTTGGAGCGCCAGGGACTCCTGTGGGCGGGCAGTCGTCGCAATCTGTTGGGCAATAGCCTGGTGTTGATTGTCCCCCAGAATTCCCCTGAACTGACGGGTTTCCAGGATTTGGGCCGCGATCGCCCCCCTAGCCTAGCCCTAGGTAACCCGGCCACGGTGCCAGCGGGCTACTATGGGGAGGCGGTGTTGCGCTATTTTGGATTTTACGATCGCCTGCAACCCCATCTAATTTGGGCGCAGGATGTGCGCCAGGTGTTGGCCTATGTGGCCACGGGTAATGTGGAGGGGGGGTTGGTTTACGGCACCGATGCCCAGGTCAATGGGGCGGTGCGCAGGGTGGCGGTGGCTCCCCCGGAGAGTCATGCCCCCATTGTCTATCCGGGGGCGGTGTTGCAGGCCAGTGGGCAACGGCAGCAGGCGTTGGCGTTTCTCGATTTTTTGGGTCAACCCCCGGCCCAGTCGGTGTTTCGGCGCTATGGCTTTGGGATCGTCCCTGGGGTGTGA
- the recN gene encoding DNA repair protein RecN, which produces MLHSLKIENFALIDNLHLELGQGLNVLTGETGAGKSIILDAIDAVLGGKVSGRMVRTGATQATIVATFASSPDLDTWIQSQGFPPAGVVVCSRDMGASSNRLRLRLNGAPLTKRQGEELRDRLVEITAQGQTVHLGKPSVQREWLDSFGGAAVVAQRQTVAQAYGACQQALQALEQRRKADHDRHQQLDLWQYQLRELAVANLEDPQELEDLLQEQQRLSHGVELQQQSYEIYQALYQNDRGPACADLLGRAEALLQDMVQYDPQVQAMLEMVSTALTQVEEAGRQINAYGDNLETDPQRLEEIQGRIAELKQLCRKYGPELADAIAYYHEIQGQVDTLTGGDQSLETLTAAHETAQRHLQQQCQRLTQLRQRTATDLEARLIAALKPLAMERVQFQVELMAVVPAIHGADQITFRFSPNPGEPLQALGAIASGGEMSRFLLALKACFSQVDPVGTMIFDEIDVGVSGRVSQAIAQCLHDLSHQHQVLCVTHQPLIAAMADRHFRVRKTVVDDDRTVVAVDVLGDRAARQQELAELAGGESAQEALRFAESLLAQAADRRHPPTPDTDPAPDGNSVNPSAVNPSTVNPSAAPGAIAALESTPDPTPHTTPDPTPDPTAMAEPKPRKTPRTASPKPTTRGKTRSNSKKTTRKSC; this is translated from the coding sequence ATGTTGCATTCCCTCAAAATTGAAAACTTTGCCCTCATTGATAACCTGCACTTGGAGTTAGGTCAGGGATTGAATGTCCTGACGGGGGAAACGGGGGCGGGCAAGTCGATTATTTTAGATGCCATTGATGCGGTGTTGGGGGGGAAAGTGTCGGGGCGCATGGTGCGCACGGGGGCAACCCAGGCCACGATCGTCGCCACCTTCGCCAGCAGCCCCGACCTAGACACCTGGATCCAAAGTCAGGGCTTCCCCCCGGCTGGGGTGGTGGTCTGTAGCCGGGACATGGGAGCCAGCAGCAACCGCCTGCGCCTGCGCCTCAACGGTGCCCCCCTCACCAAGCGCCAGGGGGAGGAACTGCGGGATCGGTTGGTGGAAATCACGGCCCAGGGGCAAACGGTCCACTTGGGCAAACCCAGCGTCCAACGGGAATGGCTGGACAGTTTTGGGGGGGCGGCAGTGGTGGCCCAGCGCCAAACCGTGGCCCAAGCCTATGGAGCCTGTCAGCAAGCCCTGCAAGCCTTGGAACAACGGCGCAAGGCGGATCACGATCGCCACCAACAACTGGACCTCTGGCAATACCAATTGCGGGAGCTGGCGGTGGCCAACCTGGAGGATCCCCAGGAACTGGAGGACTTATTGCAGGAACAACAGCGCCTCAGCCATGGGGTGGAACTGCAACAACAGAGCTATGAGATCTACCAAGCCCTGTATCAAAACGATCGCGGCCCTGCCTGCGCCGATCTCTTGGGTAGGGCGGAAGCCTTGCTCCAGGACATGGTGCAGTACGATCCCCAGGTGCAGGCCATGCTGGAGATGGTGAGTACGGCCCTGACCCAAGTGGAAGAGGCAGGGCGACAAATCAATGCCTATGGGGATAACCTAGAGACCGATCCCCAGCGATTGGAGGAAATTCAAGGACGGATCGCTGAACTTAAACAACTTTGCCGTAAATATGGCCCTGAGCTAGCCGATGCCATCGCCTATTACCACGAAATCCAAGGTCAGGTGGACACCTTGACGGGGGGGGATCAGTCCTTGGAAACCCTGACCGCTGCCCATGAAACCGCCCAACGCCACCTGCAACAGCAGTGCCAGCGCCTGACCCAGTTACGCCAACGGACGGCCACGGACTTGGAAGCCCGCCTGATTGCGGCCCTGAAGCCCTTGGCCATGGAGCGGGTGCAATTCCAGGTGGAACTGATGGCCGTGGTCCCGGCGATCCATGGAGCCGATCAGATTACCTTTCGCTTTAGTCCCAACCCTGGGGAACCGTTGCAAGCCCTGGGGGCGATCGCCTCAGGGGGGGAAATGAGCCGCTTTTTATTGGCCCTCAAAGCCTGTTTTTCCCAGGTGGATCCGGTGGGGACGATGATTTTTGATGAAATCGATGTGGGGGTGTCGGGGCGGGTGTCCCAGGCCATTGCCCAGTGTTTGCATGACCTGAGCCACCAACATCAGGTGCTGTGTGTCACCCACCAGCCCTTGATTGCGGCCATGGCCGATCGCCATTTCCGGGTCCGTAAAACCGTGGTCGATGACGATCGCACGGTGGTGGCGGTGGACGTGCTGGGGGATCGGGCCGCGCGACAACAGGAACTGGCGGAACTGGCGGGGGGGGAGTCGGCCCAGGAAGCCCTGCGGTTTGCGGAGTCGTTGTTGGCCCAAGCTGCCGATCGCCGCCACCCTCCCACCCCAGACACGGACCCAGCCCCCGATGGGAATTCTGTAAATCCCAGTGCTGTAAATCCCAGTACTGTAAATCCCAGTGCTGCCCCAGGGGCGATCGCGGCCCTAGAGTCTACCCCGGATCCCACGCCCCACACCACCCCCGACCCCACGCCCGACCCCACCGCCATGGCGGAACCCAAACCCCGCAAAACGCCCCGCACCGCCAGCCCTAAACCAACGACACGGGGCAAAACCCGCAGCAACTCCAAGAAAACAACCCGAAAATCCTGTTAA